A single Vigna radiata var. radiata cultivar VC1973A chromosome 8, Vradiata_ver6, whole genome shotgun sequence DNA region contains:
- the LOC106769674 gene encoding putative CCA tRNA nucleotidyltransferase 2 produces the protein MRVGLKTATRLLVAHPVSNLSVRSFSFSQLLKLTPTVVLPLHSHRPAKTLVRIATPSFRTRGCAPMSTVQVRDRIDISDTERSIFDRLLATLRHFHLQTQLRVAGGWVRDKLLGKECYDIDIALDNMMGTEFVDKVREYLLSIGEDAQGVCVIESNPDQSKHLETARMRLFDMWIDFVNLRSEEYTENSRIPSKQRIGTAEEDAYRRDLTINSLFYNINTDSVEDFTKRGILDLKSGKIVTPLPPKATFLDDPLRVLRAIRFGARFEFTLDEDLKVAAACDDVKDALAAKISRERIGTEIDLMISGNQPVKAMTYICDLTLFWIVFNLPPEFEPAISDGCERLCISSLDTAWNLVQLLGESTFTAEQKRLALYAALFLPLRNTTYKEKKAKTVPVVNHIIRESLKRKAKDAEVVLNLHQASHKFLSLFPCLTSGEDDQVVDHDWMGDLVDVPVYSRVRVLTGFLLRELKDFWRVALLISTILHPIDIEDGPSQLHRRRDLFNTVENAITKLGLERIWDVKQLINGKDVMNTLGLKGGGPLVKESLDKAMAWQLAHPSGTAEDCIEWLRETNSKRVKLQ, from the exons ATGAGAGTGGGTTTGAAAACTGCCACAAGGCTTCTTGTGGCGCATCCCGTATCCAATTTGAGTGTGAGGAGTTTTTCATTCTCACAGTTGCTTAAATTAACTCCAACGGTTGTTCTTCCTCTCCACTCTCACCGTCCCGCCAAAACCCTCGTTCGAATCGCCACGCCGTCGTTTCGGACTCGCGGTTGCGCACCGATGTCTACGGTTCAGGTTCGTGACAGAATCGACATATCTGATACCGAGAGAAGCATCTTCGATAGGCTTCTTGCCACTCTTCGCCATTTTCACCTCCAAACTCAGCTCCGTGTCGCGGGTGGCTGGGTTCGCGACAAG CTTCTGGGAAAAGAGTGCTATGACATCGATATCGCTCTGGACAATATGATGGGAACTGAGTTTGTGGACAAGGTTAGGGAGTACTTGTTGTCCATCGGCGAAGATGCACAGGGAGTTTGTGTCATCGAGag CAATCCTGACCAGTCCAAACATTTGGAAACAGCCAGGATGCGTTTGTTTGATATGTGGATTGATTTTGTTAACTTACGCAGTGAAGAATACACTGAGAATAGCCGCATTCCTTCCAAG CAAAGAATTGGAACAGCAGAAGAGGATGCATATAGGAGAGATTtgacaattaacag CTTATTCTACAATATCAACACTGACTCAGTTGAAGATTTCACTAAGAGAG GGATCCTGGATCTTAAGTCCGGAAAGATTGTGACACCTTTACCCCCAAAAGCCACATTTCTTGATGACCCATTACGAGTTCTTCGAGCCATTAGATTTg gTGCTAGATTTGAATTCACCCTAGATGAAGATCTGAAAGTAGCTGCTGCATGTGATGATGTGAAAGATGCTCTGGCCGCTAAAATTAGCAGAGAGCGCATTGGAACTGAG ATTGATCTTATGATATCCGGAAATCAGCCTGTCAAAGCAATGACTTACATTTGTGATCTGACACTATTTTGGATTGTATTCAATCTTCCTCCTGAATTTGAACCTGCTATTTCAGATGGATGTGAAAG GCTTTGCATTTCTTCCTTGGATACTGCTTGGAACCTTGTCCAGTTACTTGGAGAGTCAACTTTCACT GCTGAGCAAAAAAGGTTAGCACTTTATGCTGCTTTGTTTCTTCCTCTTAGAAATACCAcatacaaagaaaagaaagcaaaaacg GTTCCTGTTGTCAATCATATTATCCGGGAGTCACTTAAACGAAAAGCTAAGGATGCGGAAGTG GTGCTTAACTTACACCAAGCATCACATAAGTTCTTGTCGTTGTTCCCTTGTCTTACATCTGGTGAGGATGACCAAGTTGTCGATCATGATTGGATGGGAGACTTGGTTGATGTCCCTGTCTATTCTAGAGTCAGGGTACTGACAG gGTTTCTCTTAAGAGAGCTTAAAGATTTTTGGCGAGTTGCACTGTTGATATCTACTATACTACATCCTATTGACATTGAGGATGGGCCCTCCCAGCTGCACAGAAGAAGAGATCTGTTTAATACTGTGGAGAATGCTATAACCAAACTCG GCCTTGAGAGGATATGGGACGTAAaacaattgatcaatggcaaagatGTTATGAATACCTTAGGGCTTAAAGGAGGAGGGCCTCTTGTAAAGGAGTCG CTGGATAAAGCAATGGCTTGGCAACTTGCCCATCCATCTGGAACCGCTGAGGATTGCATTGAATGGTTAAGAGAAACCAATTCTAAGCGTGTTAAGCTGCAATGA
- the LOC106770892 gene encoding alpha-(1,4)-fucosyltransferase gives MPVPPKPINTFTITIMLTFTFFLLFFSGFLQFPSVSSSFPPISRPISPQAAQPFTDLVGAFRKWDLQVGCARFKDKPSGLPLNQSKVASLQEIGNCAGLKLNHVSVLVKGWTWIPDNLDNLYSCTCGLSCLWTKSPVLADKPDALLFETTTPPVQRRTGEPLRVYMDLEAGRRRSGQEDIYISYHAEDDVQSTYAGALFHSGRNYHVSSDKNRDILVYWSSSRCLSQRNELAKKLLSLLPHHSFGKCLNNVGGLDAALSLYPECANDANVTPKWWDHLHCAMSHYKFVLAIENTFTESYVTEKLFYALDSGAVPIYFGAPNVMDFVPPHSIIDGRKFKSLEELASYVKAVANDPVAYAEYHAWRRCGVLGNYGKTRAMSLDTLPCRLCEVVSRRGGRNARR, from the exons ATGCCAGTTCCTCCCAAACCCATCAACACCTTCACCATAACCATCATGCTCACCTTCACctttttcctccttttcttctccGGCTTCCTTCAATTCCCCTCCGTCTCCTCCTCTTTCCCTCCCATCAGCCGCCCCATCTCGCCGCAGGCCGCTCAACCCTTCACTGATCTCGTGGGGGCCTTCAGGAAATGGGACTTGCAAGTGGGTTGCGCACGCTTCAAAGATAAACCAAGCGGGCTGCCCTTAAACCAGTCAAAGGTCGCATCTTTGCAGGAGATTGGAAACTGTGCGGGGTTGAAACTGAACCATGTCAGTGTCTTGGTTAAAGGGTGGACTTGGATTCCTGATAACTTGGATAACTTGTATTCGTGCACTTGTGGGTTGAGCTGCTTGTGGACCAAATCGCCTGTTCTCGCCGACAAGCCTGATGCCCTGCTGTTTGAAACAACCACGCCTCCGGTTCAG agACGCACGGGAGAACCCCTTCGTGTATATATGGATCTTGAAGCTGGCAGAAGAAGATCAGGTCAAGAggatatatatattagttatcATGCTGAAGATGATGTACAATCAACCTATGCTGGTGCACTCTTTCACAGTGGTCGAAACTACCATGTCTCCAGTGATAAAAACAGA GATATACTTGTTTATTGGTCTTCATCACGCTGTCTTTCTCAAAGGAATGAACTTGCCAAGAAGCTCCTGAGCTTATTGCCGCATCATTCATTTGGCAAGTGCCTAAATAATGTTGGTGGTCTAGACGCTgctctttctctttatcccgAATGTGCAAATGATGCCAATGTTACCCCAAAATGGTGGGATCATTTACATTGTGCCATGTCTCACTACAAGTTTGTTCTTGCCATTGAGAACACTTTTACTGAGAGTTATGTAACAGAGAAGTTATTCTATGCCTTGGACTCTGGTGCAGTTCCAATCTATTTTGGTGCACCAAATGTCATGGATTTCGTTCCTCCACATTCAATCATAGATGGTAGAAAATTCAAGTCATTGGAAGAGTTGGCCTCGTACGTGAAGGCAGTTGCTAACGACCCAGTAGCCTATGCAGAATACCATGCATGGAGAAGGTGTGGTGTGCTGggaaactatggaaaaacccgAGCCATGAGCCTTGACACATTGCCATGCAGATTGTGTGAGGTTGTTAGCAGGAGAGGTGGAAGAAATGCAAGAAGATAG